The Terriglobales bacterium DNA segment CCGCGAAGGCGTCAGCTCGTTCCTGGAAAAAAGAAAACCCAAATGGACCGGAAAGTAGTGTTCACCACGGAGGTACTGAGACACGGAGGGGTTCTTTTTCTTCCGGTCTTCTCCGTGCCTCCGTGTCTCCGTGGTGAAGAGTAATGGTTGGCGAGACAAGATTCCGAGTGCGCTACGCCGAGACCGACCAGATGGGCGTGGTCTACCACTCGAACTTCATCATCTGGTTCGAGGTCGGCCGCGTCGAGCTGCTGCGCTCGCTCGGCTTCCGCTACCGCGACATGGAGGAGCAGGACGACTGCCACATCGCCGTCGTCGACGTGAAGCTGCGCTACAAGGCGCCCGCGCGCTACGACGACGAGATCCTCGTCCGCACGCAGCTCAAGAACATGCGCGAGTCGCTGCTGCACTTCAGCTACGAGATCCTGCGCGCTGACGACGGCACTCTGCTCGCCGAAGGCGAGACCACGCACATCGTGGTGGATTCGAAGTTCCAGAAGACGCAGCTGCCGGAAAAGTATCTGGCGGCGTTCGCCAAGGCGGCCGGCCGGCATTCCTGATTTGCAATTGGTAATTTGTAATTTGTAATTACAATCGCTCGAGCCGATCACCAGATCACCGGATCACGGCGATCCCCCGATGAAAGCCCTCCACATCGACGGCGATTCCCTCACCTTCGACGCGCTGCGCGAAGTCGTCTACGAGCGCCGCGCCGTGCTGCTCGCCCCCGACGCGCGCGAAGCGGTCGAGCGCGCCCGCGGCGTGGTCGAAGACCTGCTCGCCGGCGACCGGGTCGCCTACGCCGTCAACACCGGCGTCGGCAAGCTGAGCGACGTCCGCATCCCCGCCGACCAGATCCGCCAGCTCCAGCTCAACCTCATGCGCTCGCACTGCGTCGGCGTGGGCGAGCCGCTCGCCGAGCCGGAAGTGCGCGCCATGATGCTCTTGCGCGCCAACTCGCTCGCCAAGGGCTGCTCCGGCGTCCGCCCGCAGGTCATCGACACCTTCTGCGAGATGCTCAACCGCGGCGTGCATCCCGTCGTCCCGTCGCAGGGCTCGGTCGGAGCTTCCGGCGACCTCGCGCCGCTCGCGCACCTGGGCATCGTGCTGATGGGCGAAGGCGAGGCGGT contains these protein-coding regions:
- a CDS encoding thioesterase family protein gives rise to the protein MRYAETDQMGVVYHSNFIIWFEVGRVELLRSLGFRYRDMEEQDDCHIAVVDVKLRYKAPARYDDEILVRTQLKNMRESLLHFSYEILRADDGTLLAEGETTHIVVDSKFQKTQLPEKYLAAFAKAAGRHS